The region ACAGACTCAGGAGAAAACAGACCTCAGCAGAAAGGAGAGCagttccctcctccctgcctcgTTTACTCCAGTGCCTGAGGTCAGCACAACAGGAAAGGAGTGCTGGGAacctccagctgcttcttgaTGCATCCGGCCAAGTTCATTCTCTACTGTTAAACTAACAGCAGCTATTTCCTGCCCTGCCAAGGGCCCAGACACCTTTGCGGGCAGTGCATGGCCCTGCCTCTCTGTAGGACTCCCAGAGGAAACTACCACAGCCCTCTGCAGCAACAAAGTGAGAAGTACCTGTGCAAAAAGCTAAGGAGGGGAACAGGATAATGCCCACATGGAAAGCAGGACACAAAGCACggaggaaaggagaaatttcTCCCCAGTCCAGGGAGGGTGGCAGGTCGTACCTGTGGGGTGGGATGCAGGGCACAGAAACCACAGGCGCTGCAGCTCGTTTCTCCGCCAAGATCTTCCGCGCTTTCTTCATCTTGATCCTAGACTTGGCCTTTGCTTTTTTGACTTTCTCAGAactccagcccttcccctcctcctcttcctcctcatcttcctcttccccctcACTGTGGGAGAGGGCGGGAAGCCTGCGCACAGAACCTGGCGGTGTGTGGATGTCGCAGTAGGCAGTTTTGCGCACACTGAAGGAGGTACCATTGGCACCCGTCTCCCTGACGGGCTCCATCTTCATGTACAGCCCGGCCTGCTGGGCACAGGTGACATGGAAGGCAGTGTAGCAATTGGCTTTGTGACACTGGATGCAAGCCCCAGAGCCACGCTGCTTGCAAATGTAACAGGTCAGCTTCCAGCGTGCGGGCGGGATGTGCTCGATGCTGTCGATGGGCTCCAGGAAGACGGTGTTGGCAAAGCACACCTCCGGGATCCAGAGGGCACAGACCACGTGTGCCCAGCGCCCATCGTCCGTCTGCTTGAAGGCCCCCCCCTTGTTTGGGCAGAGGGCGCAGTCCACAGCGCGCGAGGGTGACTGCAGGCACCGTCTGCAGAGCCACTGTCCCTCGGGGATGTAGGGCACCCCATAGCACTCCTGGTGCACAGCCAGGTTGCACATGTCGCAGAAGAGGATGACGTTGCTGTTCTGACACTCCCCGTCATTGCAGATGCAGCAGACGGCATCCTCATCCACCAAGGCGTTTGGGTCCCCCTTGTTGTGGCTCTCGAAGTAGGACTCCTTCTCTAGCCGGTCCATCAGGTACTCAAAGATCTCCTGCGGAATAGGACTCACGCCTTCGTTCTTCCGCCTCTCGTTCATGATGTCCAGCCAGATGTAATCCTCCTCATCCATGTCGTACTCCACCTCCTCATCCAGCTCCTCTGCCGACTTCTCAATGTACCTGGAAGAGACAGCATGGGAAAGTAAGGGCATGTTTGACATGGTTGGAGCTGCTGAGCCCCAACTCCAGGATTTTTCTGTGACTGAGGGAATGTTCAAAAGCTTCAGCTGAGCTGTAagtcaaaataaagaaacaggGACAAGGCAGGAATGTGCAGAagtgggaggtgctgctgcaccCTGACTAGCACAGCGGAACAACAACAGCTTGGAGACAAAACAACACTGGTCCAAGGAGCAAGGTCAGGCCTTGGAGACTCATCAGTGCAAGCAGGGGGCCTGCATGGGCCACCCAGCAAATGCCAGTGCTTACAACCAAGGCATGATAATCATGCATGGAGGCACCATGTTTCATTAATACTGGTTAGGAGACTCGGTTAACTCCTGCCTGAGGTATTACTGGGGCCAGTGCATCCACCAAATCGCTCACAAAGTACTGCAAGAAAACAATTAAGAAGTATGCCCACACAGAGACAGATCCTACAGGTACACCTTGGTGCTGAAGGGCTCTGAAAATATCTCAGCATACCTCCAAAGAGAGAATGAGAGGCAAAAAGAcacatttgggttttgttttgatttttgggtgCTGTTCCAGCAAGGAAAGAGTGCAGCAATCAAACTGCTGGCAATGACCTAAGCAGCAACTGAGCGCTCTGTAGATGCACAGACCCCTCAGAACTGTGATGTGACACCAAGCAGAGCCCCAGGAGCCTGAAGCCATGGAACAGCCAGTTCTGTGAGACCTGGGAGAGGCAGACAGAGGCCATTTCCAGGAGTCACGGGCATGCCACTTGAAGACAGTGGGGCTAATTCCGCCTCCAAACCCAGGGCATGAGCCTAGGAGTCTCCTTGCACCCAGCCACGGACAATACCTGTAGTACGAAGTGGGACGAGGCGGGGCATCAGGGgtgtcctgctccagctctcGGTACACCACCTCGGGCAGCTTGGGGGTAGTGCTGGCCGAGGCGTTGTGGTGATGGTGGTTGGAGTCCTTGCGCTTCTCCTTGTTCTTGTGCTTCCCAGATTTGGGCGGGACGCTCTGCGTCTCCGTGTTCTCCTTATTGCTCCCATTCTCGGGCACCTCCTCGGGAACATCCTCGTCCTCGGACACCACGTCGAGATTATCGAAGATGCTGATGCGGTGGACGCGGCCATGCAGGTCCACCTCCACCATGCGCTGAGCCTGGGCGTAGGTCATCACCTCTCGGCCGGGAGACTGGGAGGTCTCGGAGGGGCTGGGCGACTGCTTGTTGGCGGCGCGGGCCTGGCGCCCCTTCTTCTTGTGCTTGCGCAGGGGggtgtgctggggcaggggcgggTTGTCGTGGTCATAGTGGTACAGGTGGTACTCGATCCCGCTGTAGCTCTTGTAGATCTTGCGGCAGGTGCCCACCGGGCACTCGTAGGGCGGCTTGGTGGCCCGCAGGTTGTGGCAGAAGGTCTTCACGTCGAAGTCTACGCCCatggcggggccgcggggggccgaggccgggccgggccgggccccccgccccctccccgggccCCGGCcgccctgccctggctccccGCTGCCCGCTCCTTCCCTGCGGCGGCGCTCCCCGGCGCGGGGCCGCGCTCAGCGGGCGGGCGGCTCCatgggcggcggcggcggcggcggcggcgggcccGGGCCGGCCCCAACAATGGAGCTGCGGCGGCGCCTGGCGCGGGGCGGCCGCTGGGTAAAGCGCCGCGCCGCCCTTAGCAACCGCACTTTCGCCACGGCACCGCCGGGCAGCGGCACCGGGCGGGGCCGGCAGCAGCGAGGACGGAGGGAACGGGgaaggcggcggcggccgcagcGACAGGGCGGGGAGGCCACGTGGGaacggcggggccgggccgggtcGCGCCGCGATGACGGTGGCGAATCTGCCGCCTCGAATCACAGGCCCCGCTGCcaccgcccggccccgccccaaCCCGGCCCCCCTCGCCCCCCTCACCCCTTCGGTCCCTCCGGTCCCCTCGGTCCCCCAGGTCACCCCAATTTTCAAGATCCTCCCGGTTCCCCCGGCCCGGCTACACGCCCCGCGGTATCTTCGGGCCCCTGGCCACCCCCGCCCCACCGGTCTTCCCCGTCCCCCTTGCTCTCcccgctccccctgccccagcacggCAGCAGACCCGGTTGAGCAGTTTATTTACAGTCGGTAACGCAGTAGAGACCCGCCTGCCCTCCGCCCCGGCACCCTCCGGTGGCGGGAGCCCCGGCCGTGCGGCAGGGCATGAGTGAGGCAGGCCGATCAGCCCGGGTTAGCAGAGCCGGAGGAgagggcacaggcaggagcgGGGTGCAGGCAGGAATGGGGTGCAGGCAAGAGCAGGGCGAGGCCGCTGCCCCAAGGAGCAGCGGGGCTGAGACCCCCGGCAGGcactcagccttcccctggggcAGACGCCAGGCTGCTCTCCCGggacacacacacgcacacaccgTGTTACCCCCGGCGCTGGCCCTGCCCGCACTGCCACGGTCGAGGGACAGTCCCGCCTTGCTGCTGGACATCgggcaggaggaaggggcagcCCTGCGATCTCACTGCCAGAAGTGGGTCTCAGCCCTGTTTTGACCAACCATAGCAGCTGATTATCTCCCTAAAGGGGCCACATCTCCATGGTTAAGCCCTGGCTACCGGCAGAAAAAAGGTAACATATCCTCGCCCCACCAGTCAGTCCCATGGCTCATGGAAGAGCTACTCGGGATCTGCCCGGTGAGGCTTGATGTCACGGGTCTTCATGTAagagagcagctgctcagggatCTCAGCCAGCACGTCCTTGGCCAGGCGGGCCATGCTCAGCACCTGGTTGCCCGAGTCATCCACGTAATCCCGAAATGGCACAAACTGAGGACAAGAAGTTTGCAGTCAGGTTGGAAACAACTCTATTGCTGTGGGGTTCAGCAAGGGGGACTGAGCATCTCTCACCCATGGCAGGTCTGGATTCAATGCCAGCGTTACCTGTACAATGTCCCTCTCAGCATACCGTCCCCGGGAAGACAACCGTACCTCATCACCGTCCAGCTCCTCCATGGCTGGGGGTGACAGCTGGTGTCACCAAGCCTCGGTGGGATGAACACCAGGGATGGGAACACCAGCCCTTTGGATGCCTTTGGCATCCCAGAGGAAGGGACAGTGTTTCCATCCCTCttccctggtgtccccaagTCCCAACTCACCCTCAAACTCAGCTGGACCTACTCCCACGATGATGATGGACATAGGCAGGGAGGAAGCCTGTGGGGCAGAGGCAGGGTGTCAGCCAGGACATGTGTCCATGTGAGGTGAACTCAGAGCAACAAGGGTGCACTCACGGTGACAATGGCTTCCTTGGTCTGCAGCATGTCAGAGATGACACCATCAGTGATGATGAGGAGGACGTGGTATTGTGAGCCATCGGTCACCTGGGCGGCTATCCTGTGGAGAAAAGGGATGGGGTCCCTCAAGCACCCCACTGGTGTGGGGCAGTCGACCCTGCTGTGGGACAGATGGCATTTGGGGATGGCAAAGGAGAGAGTGCCCCAGGACAGATGTCATTTGGGGATGGCAAAGGGGAGAGTGCCCCAGTGCTCACCCAGCCACCTGGTTGATGACGGGAGCAAAGTTGGTAGGACCATAGAGCTGGACGGTGCGCAGGCTTTGGAGGTAGGACTCCAGCACGCCTTCaatgccagcacagctggggttCTCCACATTGTTGTTCTGGGGGACAGAGATGGGGCACTTGGAGGAGGACCACAGCTCCTGGTGTCCCCCAGGCTGTGGGATGCTGGGGCAGAATGCTGCCAGGGTGCTTCCTCTCCCCGCCAAGGTGCTGTGGGCACCCACAAGaccagctctgccccacagccAGGGGGTCTGGGTTCACACTCGGCCCTGTCCCACAGGGAGGGCGCACCAGAGGAAACTGGTGGGAGATCTTGCCGTCAGGTGGGACTTTGGCACCAAAGCCGTAGGCAGGGAAGAGCTTGTCACTGTCGTAGTCCTGGATGATTTCCCCCACTGCCTTCAGTGCCAGGGCATAGGCGCTCAGCTGGTAGGGGCTCGCGTAGTGCAGCGAGGTGGGCTGTGATGGCAACCCTGCAGCACAGTGCCCATCGCACCCGCCCCATGGCCAGCCCCATGGTGATGGGGACCCCCCAGACAGCAGGTGCACTCACCATTGGAGGCCGTGAAGTCAATGGCAACAGTGAAATTCAGCTGCGTCCTTAAGGGGGAGAGCGAGGGAGGCTGCCGGCCCCACGGCACAGGGATACCATCTTCCAGCCCCACGGTGCCGGTGTTTCCCTGCCCAGACCCATTGCCTCGGccccccttccccagccagcacccCGCAGCCCCACGCCACTGTTCTGCACCTGCTTCCCAGCCCCACTGGCCCCTTGTCACCCCCAGGCTGAACCTTCACTGTCACCACTGTCCTTGCCCCGAGACTCTCAGCCATGGGGGATCTTGAGGAGCCGGGGGGCTCCCGGCCCCCCACTCACCCGCCCCGTATGTAGTCAACGAAGGTGAACTCAGACTCAACGGAGAAGGAGAGCAGTGTCACCTGTGGGCACAGGGGATCAGATCTGGAGCCCCCCGAacctggcacacacagcaggTGGAGCCACAACAGCTCCTGGAAGGCAGGAGGCCCAGGAActccccagccccactcacAGTGCCAGAATTcacatatttcttcttcttgcaTTTCTTCCTGGGATTCAGCACCTACAGGCACAGGGGTGAGTCAGTCCCAGCATGGAGTGCACCCTGCCCTCACCCTGACCCACCACCCTACCTCATACACTGTGAACTGACTCTGTGCTCGAGAGAGCTCCCGGTAGCTGGTGGCAAATTCCCCAATGAAGTCGTGGCTGCAGGAGGAACACAAGGTCAGTACGGCCAGACACCTGGGTGAGAGGTGCCCTGGGAAGCTTCAGCAGCACCCTGGTATCCCTTCCCTCACCTCCCATCCCGGTCCCAGTCGTACACATCTATCTTCACCGTCCTGAAAGCAAAGGCACATAGTGGGTGAGCCACCTGCCAGGCTGGCAtggcccctccagcccctcattCAGGGACACCCAGGCCCACAGCCCAACCCGCAGTGAGAATCCTGCCCACCAACTTCCACCAGAGCcgccctgcctgcccagcctgaggctCTGCCAGGAGGGAGCAAGAAATTTGGGTCATGGTGGGGGCCCTGGAAAGGAGGGGGATGCCTTTATGTAATTTGggttgcaaaagagaaaaaaacccaatcgGGACCCAATTCTGAGCTGCCTGCCGCTGCAGGGCCAAGCCCAAAAAGAACTGCTCATACCCTGCTCTGGCCCCGTGGCtgcccatgtccctgtccccatccccattcctgtACCGGTCGTAGTCGCCATTGCAGAGGGCGCGCACGGGGATGGTGAAGGGCTGCCACACTGGGTTGAGTGTGTTCTTCACCACCTCTGTCTTATGGCAAATGGTAAAGctggggggacagggcagggtTGGGCCACACCATCTGGTGACATTGGCACCCTGTCTGCCCCACTGGGTCCCTGTGCTCACGTGCCATCCTCATTGCTACGATAGAAGACAAGGAAAGGATCGGATTTTCCAAAGAAGTCCTTCTTATCCAGCTTGTTGGCACACAGCTGCATTGTGACGATGTCCTGCGGACAGGGACTATCACTGCCAGCCACCTCCTCAcccctggcaccagcagcttctGTACTGAGAGACCATGCAGTCCtctccacactgcagccagTACATGGGTACTCACCCGGCAGTTGCTCAGCTCCTCAGCCAGTAGCAGGATAGTCCCACACCGCTTccctgggacacccctggaAACAGAGGCACACAGTCAGCTTGGGGACAAGGAGGACAGTTCAGGGACAAGAGGAGAGGTCAGGGTTGGGACTTCTGTCCCACAGCTGGTGGGGCTTGGCAGTGTGACAAGAATCGCCAGCACAGGACATGCAGGGAGGGGTCCAGTGGAGCAGGTggtggggacactgtgggacaCTCCCACCTCACCTCACCACAGGGCGTGACTCACGTTAGGGGTCTCTCCAGGCGTCCCCGCTGGGACCCAATCACCTCTCCCAGTGCCACAAATGCCTGCCCCAGGAAGTCCTGTGCTCCAAACAAAGCACTGTGAGACCATGGAGGGCAGTTGCCCCAGTCCCCCACCACCCACACCCACCAACCCATTCTCTCTCAGTGCACCCATGGGACCTGCCACCAACTTAACTCTGGGCCACCCCAAGTTTCCTGAACCTACACTGTGACCCAAGAGCCACCTTGCAGCCCAGGACCCATTGTGCATCCCCAGGACTACCCTCAGTGCCTGCTCCATGTGCCTTACACTCATTCTGTgcccccagggccagcccacATCCCTGGACCCATCCtgtgtgccccccccccccccccaactgCCCTCCATGCCCTGACCTGTCCTGGACCCCTTGGGCCACCCTACACCCATCCTACCCCACAAAATCCAACCCTATGGAGTGTCCTGGCCCCATCCTGCCCCATCAGGTACTCCCAGGTTCAGGgttcccagggcagagcagtggctgGTGTGTGGCAGGCACCTACCTTCTGCGAGTCACCATGGGGCATGGAGAGATGGAGAGCAGGTTAGAGCCCTCTGAGGGGCACTTGTCCCCCCCACGACAGCACCCACACAAGGCACAGCCTCGGGGTGTCCTGCCATGCTGTCACTATGTGtcccccagcacaggctgtgctcaCCTGCTTTAAAGCGGAGCAGCTCTTGGAGTCCACGTTGTAGCTGgtgtgggagagcagagccctgagctggtgcctgcagggatgctccagcacacagccctgcttcCCCACCCATCCTATTCAACACTGTATTCTTACTTATTATCCTTATTTATTACTGACTCGGTGCTTTGTTCCACCCTCAGCGGGGCCAAGCCCTTCCCTGGCCACCCTACTCACACATCGAAGCGGAGGTTTTGCTTCTCCTCGAAGTAGTAGTCAAGGACGAACTTGCGGACAAAGTCGGGGTTCAGGGTGTTGTCGATCACCTCGGTGCGTCCAAACTGCAGGGAGAGGGGTGAGGGTGGCCCCCCCCAGGACCCGTCCCCATCGCAGCTGCCTCGGCGCTAATCCCGGTGGGGGATTAGCGCTGCTGGCGGGGCCGGATCATTAGCGTGGACACGGGTGGCCATATGGGTCCATTTAACCCAGCTGGGGATTAGCCAGGAGAGGGGACCACGCTCACCTCCTTCCACTCGCTGCTCCCCGAGACCTGCACAAAGAGGACCACCACTGCGGaaagaggagcagagccaggctgccatgcCGTGTCTGTGCCATGCCATGTCCCTTGCCCCGCTCTGCCACCCACCTGGGTCGGACTTGGAAAAGGTGTCCATGTCCAGCAGGTTCCTGAGGGAAGAGCCAGGTGTGAGCCACCCTGAGCGCCACTCACCTGGCCCAGCAACGGgtccccatgtccatccctctgatcataGGTCAACACCATGCCAGAAGGCCGTGCTGACACCCATGGATAAGAGCATCGGCGCTCCCAAGGAGACACGCTCGCTCCCTCTGCAAGGTTCGGTGGGGCAGCAGAACAAGCAGCGAGCAGCGTCTCCAGCGCTGATGATGATTGAACATGACAGGGAACCCATTTACAGGATGAAGCCT is a window of Vidua macroura isolate BioBank_ID:100142 chromosome 13, ASM2450914v1, whole genome shotgun sequence DNA encoding:
- the CPNE9 gene encoding copine-9 isoform X2 translates to MAAPGALEPAAGSVPGTKVELTVSCRNLLDMDTFSKSDPVVVLFVQVSGSSEWKEFGRTEVIDNTLNPDFVRKFVLDYYFEEKQNLRFDVYNVDSKSCSALKQDFLGQAFVALGEVIGSQRGRLERPLTGVPGKRCGTILLLAEELSNCRDIVTMQLCANKLDKKDFFGKSDPFLVFYRSNEDGTFTICHKTEVVKNTLNPVWQPFTIPVRALCNGDYDRTVKIDVYDWDRDGSHDFIGEFATSYRELSRAQSQFTVYEVLNPRKKCKKKKYVNSGTVTLLSFSVESEFTFVDYIRGGTQLNFTVAIDFTASNGLPSQPTSLHYASPYQLSAYALALKAVGEIIQDYDSDKLFPAYGFGAKVPPDGKISHQFPLNNNVENPSCAGIEGVLESYLQSLRTVQLYGPTNFAPVINQVAGIAAQVTDGSQYHVLLIITDGVISDMLQTKEAIVTASSLPMSIIIVGVGPAEFEAMEELDGDEVRLSSRGRYAERDIVQFVPFRDYVDDSGNQVLSMARLAKDVLAEIPEQLLSYMKTRDIKPHRADPE
- the CPNE9 gene encoding copine-9 isoform X1, whose product is MAAPGALEPAAGSVPGTKVELTVSCRNLLDMDTFSKSDPVVVLFVQVSGSSEWKEFGRTEVIDNTLNPDFVRKFVLDYYFEEKQNLRFDVYNVDSKSCSALKQDFLGQAFVALGEVIGSQRGRLERPLTGVPGKRCGTILLLAEELSNCRDIVTMQLCANKLDKKDFFGKSDPFLVFYRSNEDGTFTICHKTEVVKNTLNPVWQPFTIPVRALCNGDYDRYRNGDGDRDMGSHGARAGTVKIDVYDWDRDGSHDFIGEFATSYRELSRAQSQFTVYEVLNPRKKCKKKKYVNSGTVTLLSFSVESEFTFVDYIRGGTQLNFTVAIDFTASNGLPSQPTSLHYASPYQLSAYALALKAVGEIIQDYDSDKLFPAYGFGAKVPPDGKISHQFPLNNNVENPSCAGIEGVLESYLQSLRTVQLYGPTNFAPVINQVAGIAAQVTDGSQYHVLLIITDGVISDMLQTKEAIVTASSLPMSIIIVGVGPAEFEAMEELDGDEVRLSSRGRYAERDIVQFVPFRDYVDDSGNQVLSMARLAKDVLAEIPEQLLSYMKTRDIKPHRADPE
- the CPNE9 gene encoding copine-9 isoform X3, translated to MGQDGARTLHRDFLGQAFVALGEVIGSQRGRLERPLTGVPGKRCGTILLLAEELSNCRDIVTMQLCANKLDKKDFFGKSDPFLVFYRSNEDGTFTICHKTEVVKNTLNPVWQPFTIPVRALCNGDYDRYRNGDGDRDMGSHGARAGTVKIDVYDWDRDGSHDFIGEFATSYRELSRAQSQFTVYEVLNPRKKCKKKKYVNSGTVTLLSFSVESEFTFVDYIRGGTQLNFTVAIDFTASNGLPSQPTSLHYASPYQLSAYALALKAVGEIIQDYDSDKLFPAYGFGAKVPPDGKISHQFPLNNNVENPSCAGIEGVLESYLQSLRTVQLYGPTNFAPVINQVAGIAAQVTDGSQYHVLLIITDGVISDMLQTKEAIVTASSLPMSIIIVGVGPAEFEAMEELDGDEVRLSSRGRYAERDIVQFVPFRDYVDDSGNQVLSMARLAKDVLAEIPEQLLSYMKTRDIKPHRADPE